One part of the Roseomonas gilardii genome encodes these proteins:
- the mltG gene encoding endolytic transglycosylase MltG produces the protein MRLLRFFLLSLLVLALLGGGAGWWAWNRYQAPGPLADDRAIVIPPGGTQAIADTLRDAGAIGDERGFALAAWATRQEGPLRAGEYLFPAHGSLREMLQVLREARPVQRRLTIPEGLNASQIASMINAAEGMTGDVPALEEGAVLPDTYAYQWGDNRAGLLRRAERAMRQALAEAWEKRAPDLPLATPREALILASIVERETGKAEERAKVAGVFINRLRRGMPLQSDPTVAYAAADGGVLDRGLTRADLERDHPFNTYRNRGLTPAPIASPGLASIQAVLHPEDTDALYFVADGTGGHVFARSLEEHNRNVARWRALTRTPSASPAAVPGTTAP, from the coding sequence TTGCGTCTCCTGCGTTTTTTCCTGCTGTCGCTGCTCGTGCTGGCCCTCCTTGGCGGGGGTGCGGGCTGGTGGGCCTGGAACCGCTACCAGGCGCCCGGGCCGCTGGCCGATGACCGCGCCATCGTGATCCCGCCGGGGGGCACCCAGGCCATCGCGGATACGCTGCGGGACGCCGGGGCGATCGGGGACGAGCGTGGCTTCGCCCTGGCCGCCTGGGCCACGCGGCAGGAAGGGCCGCTGCGAGCCGGGGAGTACCTCTTCCCGGCGCATGGCTCGTTGCGGGAAATGCTGCAGGTGCTGCGCGAGGCGCGGCCGGTGCAGCGCCGCCTCACCATCCCCGAGGGGCTGAACGCCAGCCAGATCGCCTCCATGATCAACGCCGCCGAGGGCATGACCGGCGATGTGCCGGCCCTGGAGGAAGGGGCGGTGCTGCCGGACACCTATGCCTATCAATGGGGCGACAACCGCGCTGGGCTGCTGCGCCGGGCGGAGCGGGCCATGCGGCAGGCCCTGGCGGAAGCCTGGGAGAAGCGGGCGCCGGACCTGCCCCTGGCCACGCCGCGCGAGGCGCTGATCCTGGCCAGCATCGTGGAGCGGGAGACCGGCAAGGCGGAGGAACGGGCCAAGGTGGCGGGGGTCTTCATCAACCGCCTGCGCCGGGGCATGCCGCTGCAATCCGACCCGACCGTGGCCTATGCGGCAGCGGATGGCGGGGTGCTGGACCGTGGCCTGACCCGTGCCGATCTGGAGCGGGACCATCCGTTCAACACCTACCGGAACCGGGGGCTGACACCTGCGCCGATCGCCTCGCCGGGCCTCGCATCGATCCAGGCGGTGCTGCATCCGGAGGACACGGATGCGCTCTACTTCGTCGCGGATGGCACGGGGGGGCATGTCTTCGCCCGCAGCCTGGAGGAGCACAACCGCAATGTCGCCCGCTGGCGGGCGCTGACGCGGACGCCGTCCGCCTCCCCCGCTGCGGTCCCGGGCACCACGGCGCCCTGA
- a CDS encoding TerC family protein, with translation MDAEIIVALLALTGMEIVLGIDNLVFIAILSNRLPVDRRRPARLIGLGLAVVLRLGMLAGVGWLITLTQPLFSVLGQEVSGKDLIMLAGGFFLIGKAVIEIHHRVDPEAQAETKAAGQVMASFGTTVAQIILIDMVFSVDSILAAVGLTQVMWVIVVAILVSVTVMLLSMDALSRFMEKNPTVVMLALAFLVMIGMVLVAEGLHFHMPKGFVYVAMAFAAAVEGLNVFARRAQGKSAGPAVTPDVPPAGGTATPAPSPERR, from the coding sequence ATGGATGCGGAGATCATCGTCGCCCTCCTCGCCCTCACGGGCATGGAGATCGTCCTCGGGATCGATAACCTCGTCTTCATCGCCATCCTGTCGAACCGGCTGCCGGTGGACCGGCGGCGCCCGGCGCGGCTGATCGGCCTGGGGCTGGCGGTGGTGCTGCGGCTGGGCATGCTGGCCGGGGTGGGCTGGCTGATCACCCTGACGCAGCCGCTGTTCAGCGTGCTGGGGCAGGAGGTCTCCGGCAAGGACCTGATCATGCTGGCCGGCGGCTTCTTCCTGATCGGCAAGGCTGTGATCGAGATCCACCACCGGGTGGACCCGGAGGCACAGGCCGAGACCAAGGCCGCGGGGCAGGTCATGGCGAGCTTCGGCACCACCGTGGCGCAGATCATCCTGATCGACATGGTCTTCAGCGTGGACAGCATCCTGGCTGCCGTCGGGCTAACCCAGGTGATGTGGGTGATCGTGGTGGCGATCCTGGTTTCCGTCACGGTGATGCTGCTGTCGATGGATGCCCTCTCCCGCTTCATGGAGAAGAACCCGACGGTGGTGATGCTGGCCCTCGCCTTCCTGGTGATGATCGGCATGGTACTGGTGGCGGAGGGGCTGCATTTCCACATGCCCAAGGGCTTCGTCTATGTCGCCATGGCCTTCGCGGCGGCGGTGGAGGGGCTGAACGTCTTCGCCCGCCGCGCCCAGGGCAAGAGCGCCGGGCCGGCCGTCACGCCGGATGTCCCGCCGGCCGGCGGGACGGCTACCCCCGCCCCTTCGCCGGAGCGGCGCTGA
- a CDS encoding SDR family NAD(P)-dependent oxidoreductase — protein sequence MGRNDAWNWPSVALTGASSGLGTAFALALARPGRRLHLAGRDPARLAAVADRCRAAGATVTEAAFDVRNADAARGWIAAAGPLDLAIANAGVSAGPGKGGGEDAEAVARIFAVNLTGALNTALPALERMRGQPPGPDGIRGRVAVVASIAAFVASPGAPAYCASKAALQRWAEATDATARHGGVRVHALCPGFIRTPMTARNDFPMPGLMTPEEAARRALDGIARGRGRIAYPWFLYAGARLAGALPVRWLSAAPAKGRG from the coding sequence ATGGGACGGAACGATGCCTGGAACTGGCCGTCCGTGGCACTCACCGGCGCCTCCTCGGGCCTGGGCACCGCCTTCGCCCTGGCGCTGGCCCGGCCCGGGCGGCGCCTGCACCTGGCTGGCCGCGATCCCGCGCGCCTCGCCGCCGTGGCGGATCGCTGTCGCGCCGCGGGCGCCACGGTGACGGAAGCCGCCTTCGACGTGCGCAACGCCGATGCCGCGCGGGGCTGGATCGCCGCCGCCGGGCCGCTGGACCTGGCCATCGCCAATGCGGGCGTCTCGGCGGGGCCAGGGAAGGGGGGCGGCGAGGACGCGGAGGCGGTCGCCCGCATCTTCGCGGTCAACCTCACCGGTGCGCTCAACACCGCCTTGCCGGCGCTGGAGCGGATGCGGGGCCAGCCGCCCGGCCCCGACGGCATCCGGGGGCGCGTGGCGGTGGTGGCCTCCATCGCCGCCTTCGTGGCCTCGCCGGGCGCCCCGGCCTATTGCGCCTCCAAGGCGGCCTTGCAGCGCTGGGCGGAGGCCACCGACGCCACCGCCCGCCATGGTGGTGTCCGGGTGCATGCGCTCTGCCCCGGCTTCATCCGCACGCCCATGACGGCCCGCAACGACTTCCCCATGCCGGGACTGATGACGCCCGAGGAAGCGGCGCGTAGAGCCCTGGATGGCATCGCCCGGGGGCGCGGCCGGATCGCCTATCCCTGGTTCCTTTATGCCGGTGCGCGCCTGGCAGGCGCGCTGCCGGTTCGCTGGCTCAGCGCCGCTCCGGCGAAGGGGCGGGGGTAG
- a CDS encoding YicC/YloC family endoribonuclease has product MSINSMTGFARTDGTLPDGASLAWEVRSVNGRGLDLRLRMPNGFEGLEAQLREQAAKRFGRGNISATLVVKREDRSLRLIPDPEALERVLRLAQELAARIPGAPPPRPEALLALPGVLRTEAAEPDEAADEAKRALVAMAFEAALDGLREARRAEGRKLHAILSTLLDEIAVLREQAAEEAARQPGAQKARLMATLAELLEGERRVPEDRLAAEVALLASRSDVREELDRLGAHVEAARALLRETVPIGRRLEFLTQEFGREANTLGAKSASLALTRLSLELKAAVERLREQAANVE; this is encoded by the coding sequence ATGTCCATCAACTCCATGACCGGTTTTGCCCGCACCGACGGCACGCTGCCGGACGGCGCCAGCCTCGCCTGGGAGGTGCGCAGCGTGAACGGGCGCGGGCTCGACCTGCGCCTGCGCATGCCCAATGGGTTCGAGGGGTTGGAGGCCCAGTTGCGGGAACAGGCGGCCAAGCGCTTCGGGCGCGGCAACATCAGCGCCACGCTGGTGGTGAAGCGGGAGGACCGCTCGCTCCGGCTGATCCCCGACCCGGAGGCGCTGGAGCGGGTGCTGCGGCTGGCGCAGGAGCTGGCGGCGCGCATCCCCGGCGCCCCGCCGCCCCGGCCGGAGGCGCTGCTGGCCCTGCCCGGCGTGCTGCGGACCGAGGCCGCCGAGCCGGACGAGGCCGCCGACGAGGCGAAGCGGGCCCTGGTGGCCATGGCTTTCGAGGCGGCGCTGGACGGGCTGCGGGAAGCGCGCCGCGCCGAGGGGCGGAAGCTGCATGCCATCCTGTCCACCCTGCTCGACGAGATCGCCGTGCTGCGCGAGCAGGCGGCGGAGGAGGCGGCGCGGCAGCCCGGGGCGCAGAAAGCGCGGCTGATGGCCACCCTGGCGGAGCTGCTGGAAGGCGAGCGCCGGGTGCCGGAGGACAGGCTGGCCGCCGAGGTGGCGCTGCTGGCCAGCCGCTCCGATGTCCGGGAGGAGCTGGACCGGCTCGGCGCCCATGTCGAGGCGGCGCGGGCCCTGCTGCGGGAAACCGTGCCGATCGGGCGGCGGCTGGAGTTCCTGACGCAGGAATTCGGGCGCGAGGCGAACACGCTGGGGGCGAAGTCGGCCTCGCTGGCGCTGACGCGCCTGTCGCTGGAGCTGAAGGCCGCCGTGGAGCGGCTGCGCGAGCAGGCCGCCAATGTCGAATGA
- the gmk gene encoding guanylate kinase → MAVKRLRRGICLVLVAPSGAGKTSVSRALLEQEEALSLSISATTRAPRPGEVEGVHYHFRTPEQFEAMERAGEMLESATVYGRRYGTPRAPVLEALAAGRDVLFDVDWQGHKLIRAALPDDVVGVFLLPPSLPELERRLRGRGQDSDAEIARRMEAALEDASHWRDFDHVLVNDHFADTLAVVRGILAAARTRRARNPWLGDFVAELGGPVGDAVGGPAGGPDPAKAE, encoded by the coding sequence ATGGCGGTGAAACGGTTGCGGCGCGGGATCTGCCTGGTGCTGGTGGCCCCCTCGGGGGCGGGCAAGACCTCCGTCTCCCGCGCCCTGCTGGAGCAGGAAGAGGCGCTGTCGCTTTCCATCAGCGCCACCACCCGGGCGCCGCGGCCCGGCGAGGTGGAGGGCGTGCACTACCACTTCCGCACCCCCGAGCAGTTCGAGGCGATGGAGCGAGCCGGCGAGATGCTGGAAAGCGCCACCGTCTATGGCCGCCGCTACGGCACGCCGCGTGCGCCCGTGCTGGAGGCGCTCGCTGCCGGGCGCGACGTGCTCTTCGACGTGGACTGGCAGGGGCACAAGCTGATCCGGGCGGCGCTGCCGGACGACGTGGTCGGCGTCTTCCTGCTGCCGCCGAGCCTGCCGGAGCTGGAGCGCCGGCTGCGCGGGCGGGGGCAGGACAGCGACGCGGAGATTGCCCGGCGCATGGAAGCGGCGCTGGAGGATGCGTCGCACTGGCGCGATTTCGACCATGTGCTGGTGAACGACCACTTCGCCGACACGCTGGCGGTGGTGCGCGGCATCCTGGCGGCGGCGCGGACGCGGCGGGCGCGCAACCCCTGGCTTGGCGATTTCGTGGCCGAGCTTGGCGGCCCAGTTGGTGACGCAGTTGGTGGCCCAGCCGGCGGCCCGGATCCTGCTAAGGCGGAATAG
- a CDS encoding AEC family transporter — MTVVLSIIGPVFITILLGYLARLTNRISAEGVRGLNDFVFMLALPALLFEGASTSGGLGPTLAVSIAYFTACLPVYALAVVLARRLRGLRLQEAGLVALDASFGNLSMVGIPLILSAFGPEGLRNLLAILAFHSILILPIATVIAEIGMNAKASPFAILRSTLTSLLQNPMLLAVALGGLWSIFLPPPPDMIRRLLHLLGQAGSPVALFCLGASLTSFNLRRDWPDAVLGVAIKLLVLPLAVWGAALFFRLPPLGTAVAVVAAAMPTGATAFILARRYATGMDRSGATVLLASALSVVTLSVLIALFHPH, encoded by the coding sequence ATGACAGTTGTTCTCTCGATCATCGGTCCGGTCTTCATCACCATCCTCCTCGGCTACCTGGCCCGGCTGACCAACCGGATCTCCGCCGAGGGCGTGCGCGGGCTGAACGACTTCGTCTTCATGCTCGCCCTGCCGGCCCTGCTCTTCGAAGGGGCTTCGACCTCCGGCGGGCTGGGGCCGACCCTGGCCGTCTCGATCGCCTATTTCACCGCCTGCCTGCCCGTCTATGCACTGGCCGTGGTGCTGGCGCGGCGGCTGCGCGGGCTGCGGCTGCAGGAGGCCGGGCTGGTGGCGCTGGATGCCAGCTTCGGCAACCTGTCGATGGTGGGCATCCCGCTGATCCTCTCGGCCTTCGGGCCGGAAGGGCTGCGGAACCTGCTGGCGATCCTGGCCTTCCACTCCATCCTGATCCTGCCCATCGCCACGGTGATCGCGGAGATCGGGATGAACGCGAAGGCCTCGCCCTTCGCGATCCTGCGCTCCACCCTGACCTCGCTGCTGCAGAACCCGATGCTGCTGGCGGTGGCGCTGGGCGGGCTGTGGTCGATCTTCCTGCCGCCGCCGCCCGACATGATCCGGCGGCTGCTGCACCTGCTGGGACAGGCGGGCTCACCGGTGGCCCTGTTCTGCCTGGGGGCGAGCCTCACCAGCTTCAATCTGCGGCGCGACTGGCCTGACGCGGTGCTGGGTGTGGCCATCAAGTTGCTGGTGCTGCCGCTGGCGGTCTGGGGGGCGGCGCTGTTCTTCCGGCTGCCGCCGCTCGGCACCGCCGTGGCGGTGGTGGCGGCCGCCATGCCGACCGGGGCCACGGCCTTCATCCTGGCGCGCCGCTATGCCACCGGCATGGACCGTTCCGGCGCCACGGTGCTGCTGGCCTCGGCCCTGTCGGTGGTCACGCTGAGCGTCCTGATCGCGCTGTTCCACCCGCACTGA
- a CDS encoding SDR family oxidoreductase — MAREMVTGALSVVITGASAGVGRATALAFARRGWNIALIAREAEGLEDARREVAMAGARRVITLPLDVADAAAVEEAAERVARSFGGIDVWVNNAMVTVMSPVAAMSPEEFRRVTEVTYLGQVHGTMAALRQMRQRDQGVIVAVGSALSYRAIPLQSAYCAAKFAVRGFMDSLRVELLHDRSRIRLTMVQLPAVNTPQFEWARNRMGERAQPVPPIHQPEAVGEAIFAAAVQPKREVWLGWPTLKAILGGMAVPGLADRILARQGYSSQLTGEALPAGRQDNLFRPVAGPHRTRGRFSSRASSRVHAIEPTLLRAVIGGAVLALPALAWMAGRRSGARHRIGT; from the coding sequence ATGGCGCGGGAGATGGTGACGGGCGCGCTGAGCGTGGTGATCACGGGGGCTTCGGCGGGCGTGGGGCGGGCGACGGCCCTGGCCTTCGCCCGGCGCGGCTGGAACATCGCCCTGATCGCGCGGGAGGCCGAGGGGCTGGAGGATGCCCGGCGCGAGGTGGCGATGGCGGGCGCGCGGCGGGTGATCACGCTGCCGCTCGACGTGGCGGACGCGGCGGCGGTGGAGGAGGCGGCGGAGCGCGTGGCCCGCAGCTTCGGCGGCATCGACGTCTGGGTGAACAACGCGATGGTGACGGTGATGTCTCCCGTCGCGGCGATGTCGCCGGAGGAGTTCCGCCGCGTCACCGAGGTCACCTATCTTGGCCAGGTGCATGGGACCATGGCGGCGCTGCGCCAGATGCGGCAGCGCGACCAGGGTGTGATCGTGGCGGTCGGCTCCGCGCTCTCCTATCGCGCCATCCCGCTGCAATCCGCCTATTGCGCGGCCAAGTTCGCGGTGCGGGGATTCATGGATTCCCTGCGCGTCGAGTTGCTGCACGACCGCAGCCGCATCCGCCTGACCATGGTGCAGCTTCCGGCGGTCAACACGCCGCAGTTCGAATGGGCGCGCAACCGCATGGGCGAGCGTGCCCAGCCGGTGCCGCCGATCCACCAGCCGGAGGCCGTCGGCGAGGCGATCTTCGCCGCGGCGGTGCAGCCGAAGCGGGAGGTGTGGCTGGGCTGGCCGACCCTGAAGGCGATCCTCGGCGGCATGGCGGTGCCCGGGCTGGCGGACCGCATCCTGGCGCGGCAAGGCTATTCCAGCCAGTTGACCGGCGAGGCCCTGCCAGCCGGCCGGCAGGACAACCTGTTCCGGCCGGTGGCTGGGCCGCACCGGACCCGGGGGCGCTTCAGCAGCCGTGCATCCAGCCGGGTGCATGCGATCGAGCCCACCCTGCTGCGGGCGGTGATCGGGGGGGCAGTCCTCGCCTTGCCGGCGCTGGCCTGGATGGCGGGGCGGCGATCCGGAGCACGGCACCGGATCGGGACCTGA
- a CDS encoding glycoside hydrolase family 15 protein: MPGRIEDYALIGDLATAALVGHDGSIDWLCWPRFDSDAVFAALLGTPEHGRWRIAPDWEGGERPRIRRAYRDGTLVLDTEFRTGSGAVRLTDFMNVRDDGVSNLVRVVTGLRGEVAMRGELVLRFDNGRVIPWVSRLPDGTGIRAVAGPDLVVMRAGVPVRGEDMRSVSRFVVKAGESIPFVLSYGASHLPAPPPQVAEERLAETETGWRQWASRCAEAGPWTEAVRRSVVTLKALTYRPTGGIVAAPTTSLPEKLGGSRNWDYRFCWLRDSTLTLMALLRAGYVEDAAART, encoded by the coding sequence ATGCCCGGAAGGATCGAGGACTACGCGCTGATCGGCGATCTGGCGACGGCGGCGCTGGTGGGGCACGACGGGTCGATCGATTGGCTCTGCTGGCCGCGCTTCGATTCCGATGCGGTCTTCGCCGCGCTGCTCGGCACGCCGGAGCATGGGCGCTGGCGGATCGCACCGGACTGGGAGGGCGGCGAGCGGCCCCGCATCCGGCGTGCCTATCGCGACGGCACGCTGGTGCTTGACACGGAGTTCCGCACCGGCAGTGGCGCCGTCCGCCTCACTGACTTCATGAACGTGCGCGACGACGGCGTCTCGAACCTGGTGCGGGTCGTCACCGGGCTGCGCGGCGAGGTCGCCATGCGGGGGGAGCTGGTGCTGCGCTTCGACAACGGGCGCGTCATTCCCTGGGTGTCGCGGCTGCCGGACGGCACGGGCATCCGGGCGGTGGCGGGGCCGGACCTCGTGGTGATGCGGGCCGGCGTGCCGGTGCGCGGCGAGGACATGCGCAGCGTCTCTCGCTTCGTGGTGAAGGCGGGGGAGAGCATTCCCTTCGTGCTCTCCTATGGCGCCTCGCATCTGCCCGCCCCGCCGCCCCAGGTCGCGGAGGAGCGGCTGGCCGAGACGGAGACCGGCTGGCGGCAATGGGCCAGCCGTTGCGCCGAGGCCGGTCCTTGGACGGAGGCGGTGCGCCGTTCCGTGGTGACGCTGAAGGCCCTCACCTACCGCCCCACGGGCGGCATCGTGGCGGCGCCCACCACCTCCCTGCCGGAGAAGCTGGGGGGGTCGCGGAACTGGGACTACCGCTTCTGCTGGCTGCGCGATTCGACCCTGACGCTGATGGCGCTGCTCCGCGCCGGCTATGTGGAGGATGCCGCAGCCCGTACATGA
- a CDS encoding glycoside hydrolase family 15 protein: protein MPQPVHDLDLVRAVAGSPDQIQIMYGLAGERRLTECEADWLPGYEDSRPVRLGNAAYRQLQLDVFGEVASTLYLAQRHGMPFDRQAWSLQRALTDHLAKVWKQPDEGMWEVRSGPEQFTFSKVAAWAAVDRAVRSIERFGLRGPLKRWQALRQKIHEDVCRRGFDTELGSFTRAYGSGDLDANLLLLPAVGFLPYDDPRVLGTIAAVEKRLLRDGFLLRYATQETRDGLPGDEGVFLACSFWLANAYDRTGRRREALELFERLLDLRNDVGLLSEEYDPKARRLIGNFPQAFSHIALVNTAYTLNGQPDGGRGAGDGGKAGRSSPLAPGARSSSADRSEPPGGMRPARARRKAASAE, encoded by the coding sequence ATGCCGCAGCCCGTACATGATCTGGATCTGGTCCGTGCCGTGGCGGGGAGCCCGGACCAGATCCAGATCATGTACGGGCTGGCGGGCGAGCGCCGCCTGACCGAATGCGAGGCGGACTGGCTGCCGGGCTATGAGGATTCGCGGCCGGTGCGCCTGGGCAACGCGGCCTACCGGCAGTTGCAGCTCGATGTCTTCGGCGAGGTGGCGAGCACGCTCTACCTGGCGCAGCGGCACGGGATGCCCTTCGACCGGCAGGCCTGGTCGCTGCAGCGTGCGCTGACCGATCATCTGGCGAAGGTCTGGAAGCAGCCGGACGAGGGCATGTGGGAGGTCCGCAGCGGGCCGGAGCAGTTCACCTTTTCCAAGGTCGCGGCCTGGGCGGCGGTGGACCGGGCGGTGCGCAGCATCGAGCGCTTCGGCCTGCGCGGCCCGCTGAAGCGGTGGCAGGCGCTGCGGCAAAAGATCCACGAGGATGTTTGCCGGCGGGGCTTCGACACGGAACTGGGCAGCTTCACCCGCGCCTATGGTTCGGGGGACCTGGATGCGAACCTGTTGCTGCTGCCGGCGGTGGGATTCCTGCCCTATGACGACCCGCGCGTGCTCGGCACCATCGCGGCGGTGGAGAAGCGGCTGCTGCGGGATGGATTCCTGCTGCGCTACGCCACCCAGGAAACGCGGGACGGATTGCCCGGTGACGAAGGGGTCTTCCTCGCCTGCTCCTTCTGGCTGGCCAATGCCTATGACCGGACCGGGCGCCGGCGCGAGGCGCTGGAGCTGTTCGAGCGGCTGCTGGACCTGCGCAACGATGTCGGCCTGCTGTCGGAGGAGTACGACCCGAAGGCACGTCGCCTGATCGGCAACTTCCCCCAGGCCTTCTCCCACATCGCCCTGGTCAACACGGCCTATACGCTGAACGGGCAGCCCGATGGCGGCCGGGGCGCCGGCGATGGCGGCAAGGCGGGCCGCTCATCGCCGCTGGCGCCCGGTGCCAGGAGTAGTTCCGCGGACAGGTCGGAGCCGCCCGGGGGGATGCGACCCGCCCGGGCCCGCCGCAAGGCGGCTAGTGCAGAGTGA
- a CDS encoding usg protein yields MILREIGNLVRFPEPRVTTAELLYRLPDHPAVLQSFVWQKLDHAPGFPELHRFIDFWQREIEGPLHSVRVASAALWRPAEFRYVDGQFTLH; encoded by the coding sequence ATGATCCTGCGAGAGATCGGGAACCTCGTGCGCTTCCCGGAACCCCGCGTCACCACCGCCGAGCTGCTCTATCGCCTGCCCGATCATCCCGCCGTGCTGCAGAGCTTCGTCTGGCAGAAACTCGACCACGCCCCCGGCTTCCCGGAACTGCACCGCTTCATCGACTTCTGGCAGCGGGAGATCGAGGGGCCGCTGCATTCGGTGCGCGTCGCCTCGGCGGCGCTCTGGCGTCCCGCCGAGTTCCGCTATGTCGATGGCCAGTTCACTCTGCACTAG